Below is a genomic region from Nilaparvata lugens isolate BPH chromosome 3, ASM1435652v1, whole genome shotgun sequence.
ATTCCAACGGACAATGGAAAAGGTCTTGTGATTGAGCCCATAGAAAATCGACAATTTTTCCATTGCTTCCTTCTGTGCTTTTCCAGCTACTAAGATTGTACGAGAGACAAAAATAACCATTTAATAGTGATATTTTCCGATTATTACATTTTCAGATATGAGCGCTTTAAATTTTTGAAGTAGTCTAATGAAGTTTTGACTAATGCCACAAAAAACTTATTATCAAGATATCAAAATAAAAGTATAAAACAAGTAAGATTTTTCCGATTATTacttcataataaatttatgaGCATCTCaagttaaaatttttcaatcatttcgaatttggtaagatataaattaattaaattttgaagaaacattgtattgttgatgaaatgaatatttttttcagaaaatatagatttttgaaCATGGAATAActtaatcaaaaattgatatttgaggaatttattattatataatcaaCATTATGAAGAATGTATCCTCaacatttcatgaatttatctcttaccaaatttgaaattatgtttgaaaaattaaaacttaaggtgctcataaatagctatctttAAAAGTgataatcggaaaaaaatactttatataacttattttttatttttgataatttgacaGGATGTTGCGgcattgattattgattgattggtcgaaactTCGTCATTTCTTCACTGTCAATTCAAATCGTTATCTATCTACCATGTTgttaggtttttgatatttttcaaaatacagacgctatttttcaaatgttgtttTTCGTAcgtaattaatatttcaattttgtcccATCTATGATTATCCAAGGACTGATGAAGAATTGACTTTTGTTCGAAGAAAAACATGTATTAACAGCTATCACAAATCCTTCATACTTCATTGCCCaactctgtataaataaaaaattcaactttttcggataatgaaatatgtttaataatgaataaaaattccaaaaattaatgaaatactgaaattgattcttcacaaaaaaggTAACGGAACTCATTTTCTATGTGAAATAAtctaaagaataaaaaatgctATTTTAATATCTGAAGAGAAAATGTTAGGTGAACTAAAATGTAAAGGTAGCAGATATTTATGATTAATGATATATGAAAATGGTATATGACTGTCAAATAGCTTTTTCACAACAGTAATACGACTACataatgaattatgaaattatctACAGAATTAGAAGTAAAACGTATTTTTTCACAGACAGAGATTCATTAAAATTGAGGGAGGACGAGTTTAAACTACCGAAATATTATGAtagttcaaaaatcattttacaAGTTGTAAAATACGGTACtgtacataaaaaataattacaagtaCTTAATACTCTAAAGTAAGTAATAAACATTATTGAACGACTTTATCCTCGCATTCTGCAAtgcaattttccagtttttcaatgACAAACTTCACATTACATTCAGATCGCTCATTTGTACGGGCTCCTTCGTTATTCATTAAAGCTTTCTCAACAATTTCTTTCAACCTTTCATTTAATGAAATCAATTTGGTATTAGAAGATTCATGAGATTTACTCGCAACGTTTTCATTTGAAGTAACTTCCGTGCTGAATGCGTGATTCGATTCACTTCTATCGGAGACCAGTGATTTTGAAACTGTGACCGCACATTTGTGTTTGGCATTTGTATTTCCGATATATTCTAAGCTCTTTGGGATTTGAATAATGCCATTAGCGTCAGATATGAAGCTCCGCTGTAAGTAAGAAGTGATGAGATGTTGCGTTGATGAGCTCTGCTGGCCTGTCATGGATATGATGCGAGTGTGAAGGGTGGTGTTGGCAAAATACTCGAAACATTCGACAGCATTGGAGCTGATGATCGGATCCGCGTCCTCGATCAacttccagaataagcaagcgATGCTCTTAAAGATTTGTGTCAGCGAATTGTCCGATTTCATTTCTATATGAGCGAGAACCCTTAAAAACTCGATTGAAATCAATTTACTACTTGCACAATTTCTCTTCAAGGCTTGCTGCAGTGAACGAACAATCTGaaacattataacaaacaattGTATCGCCGCAAAATATACATATTTCAGTAGAAACCCTTAGGATGAAACTGAATACAGTATACTAGAAATAAGTAGAACCATAAAAAACATTCAACAATTCAAATGGGATGGAATTTGAAAGATATGGCTGAAAGTGATAATCATTTAGAAATCTGTGCTATAAGAGAGACATACATCTTTTAATATACAATAAGTTGTAAATAAAGATCAAGAGGAAAGTAGTTAAAGGCTGAGCGGCAGGCTtcttattgattatatttttaaaggTTTTTGGATTTGGATACTATCAAGTTATAAGAATAATAGAATTTTCTccagaaaaaagttttctccAATAATTACTTTTTGTGCTATGGGCGCCtaaagtttgtattttttagcagattattttaaattcggtaagagataagaCATTTTAAGGATATTGTTGATGGAATGAagaattttttcagaaaatatcaatttttggaaaagtaattccattttcaaataaaattatttttaggattttttctattcaattggTACATTTTTCAGCCTATCGCACAGCGTTAAAGTAAGTTCATTCCTCCACTGATAAAACCAGCTATACATAttgaaaattccaattttcacgCCTCAAAGAGtgagataaaaataaatatattttcagttatgctacaatgaaaataatgaaatagataaGCATGAATTACTTTCTATTCCCTATAATTAAATtaacaaattaaaaatgttcaaaggtttatgaaaaacatgtttAACTACTAAATACTAACTACTAGCGCTAGACGATTTGAATgctattataaattaattgtaactatctaattttattatattcattttaatacAATGTTAGATCCTAGGTACCTACCAGGTTTAATAGAGAGTTATCCATCAGAATAAGAAGATTGCAGCTAGCCGAAGTcaaatctacaataaatttgtcAAACCAATAGCCAAGTTGTTtctcatttgaaaacaaaagatGATCACAAATCTGCCACAGTTTTGCCAATGCAGGTAGCAGAGTCTTATGTTTCAAGCATTCCATGTCAATATCAGTGTGCAGGCTGGGCAAACAAAGTAATTCACTAAtctggaaaatgaaaaataatcaagattgaaGTTTCAGTAGCAATATGACAGTGAACTGTTATGAGCTATCTCACAAAATCAGCATAGTAGAAAAGTTCAAATCGAATGAATACAGTGACTGATATAAAAATACTCCTAGTGAACCCCCAGGGCAGGATAACTTGCTCGAAATGCCGATGATATTCTGTCAGTGGTTCTATTGCAAACAGAGAAAAGTCAAGAATATACTTCAAGtcgcattattattattattgcatgcTTCATATCAATCGTGCATTGCTGATTGCTGACAGATTATGATTTGAAAGATAGATTTGTGATTTGTAATGATAAAATACTacattttttcttatgcactttcaatttAATCCTATTATACCCTTAAAAAGGACTAAGAAGTGAGTCAATTCCGTTGTTCAAAGAACTCAATCTGTTCAAAGAATATgtgttgaaaaatttgaagctgattgatgaaAGCATTCGAAAGTAAACGTCGAACatattacacacacacacacacagacaacGACACAAGCCTCAAGTCAAAAGTAGGAACTCCCTTCCTAATTCAAATATTAGTAATACTTTCAGCAAACATAGCCATTCAGATTAAAAAAACTCAAACATAAAAAAAGAGTACAGAATATTCAGATTACCatgttattgaaatttgaaggtTCAGAGCTATCACTGTGGTGGGAGAGAAATGTTTGCAGAGATTTGCAGGCGTGATCGACATTGACAGCTGAGAAGCCGGGAATCGAGCCACAGCCCAGCTCGGCCCACACGGATGGCGGGTAGTCTGACAGCAGATTGTCAGCCACTTCCGACGGAAGCAACTTTAGAAGTCGGTGAGTGAAATTGCTCACAAATATCCATTCTGGTGTGTGCTTGCTCTCGGGAGGCCATAAAACACTTCTTGATACGAAGTATTTGGCTTGTTGCAATTTCAAGTCACTATTTCCAAACCTttgtaaataacaaataaattttcatttagagaaatatttttctacacAGCCTACAACATGAAGTTATGATAGTAGTAGCACATCAAAAAGTAGAAAAACTTTTTGAGATGTTTGTTCAAAATTCTCTACCATAAAACcagaaatcataattatattaatcaaaGCCAtcaatgattaatattataatattaattcatgTTCAATTTGAAGTTAGTGAAATGAGCAATTAAACTTTTAGAGGTTGCAGAGAGAGTTGAACTGTATGTAATGATAGAATTTaagaggcccggttgcacaaaaacctgttaaattttaatcatgattgaattccacgagaaccaattagagaagagTTTTCTGAGAAGGaggcttctttgattggttatCGTGGCATTTAACcaggattaaaagttaacagactgtTGTGAGAACGGTTGAGAGTCAAAATAAATCGAATATCAACTTCCTTACGAtcaattgcacaaaagcctgttaaatttcaaccgtgattaaataGAACGAGGACCAAAcaaacaatcagagaagccttcttttccaGAAaggcttatctgattggttctcttgaaattcaATCTTGATTAAAATTTAAGTCTGCAACCACGTCATAGTCTAGTCTTCATGTCCaatgaaaaatcatgttttccaataattttgtAGATAATGAATTTTTCCAGAATTTACAGTAATTCTTGAGAAACAGATTGGGGTAAAGTATATGAATAGCTCGACAGAATGATGATTTTAATTAgtttaaatagaataaaaacatttcCAACTTATTGAGATGTGGTCAATCTAGACTGTAAAGAAATATTGGTACAGGTAGGTCTTTCAAATTTCGCCGCTGTAAAATGACGTCATGTAACGAGACAACGGAAGCAATTCCAGGAAAATCAATCAAAGAATTGGACGGCGATGCAGTGAAGCCATTTTACAGCTGTTGAATTGGACTTTGGATTAAATAATGGACTTATTTAACGAGATGTTGCAAGTTGGGCTTGCGTATTATTTCCTCTAgttgtttatttttcatttaccGTACATACATTCCGATAGATTCATTAAAATGCTTAAATGTTAAATTAAAAAGTTTAAATCAGTTTTGAAAGTGCAGAAAGTTCCTGATAGAATTATGTAATTAATTACGATTCCATCTTTAAAATTGGATGGGAAAACTGCAAAAGTCTATCTCTATAGAAAGtataaaaactattatttattcatccattaatAAAAACGATATCATTACTACCTTGAAAGAATAAGGAAGATATCAGAAGCCATTAGCGCCACCCAGtattttctttgaataattCTGGATTCGAGGAACTTTTCAAGTTGAGTGAACGCCTGTTCGGTGGTCGATGTTAGCAGATAAGCGGTTGTGTGAGTGACAATAGCTTCGTACAGATCACTTTGGCCGGCAGACTCAGTCCTCTCTATTTTTATATCCAGTTCAAAATCACCAAAGCCTGTTCAGTAAAACAAAAGGGCAAAAAATACATTTAAGGCGGTAACTAATTTTGTACTACCGTAGAATAATCATATGCTACTAGAAAATTCATGACCAcgctaaagctgcgtttacaccaaagttattaacaaaatgttaataacttaatccttatagattctattagattgaacggaacttgacaaacacatatgttcatcatgtgtatgataagttatgttcaatgtaatagaatctatcctatactattaaacgagcaatttctgtttatatcaAATCTGTATGTGACTAAATCTGTGActaatatatctgtatgtgactggatctcgaaaacggctctaacgattctcacaaaatttggaacacagtaggtttatgatatgaaaattcgattgcaataggtctcaaccctgggataacttgctgaagaacattaaaaggataaatacgtccttggaaaaacagcttgaaattttgtcgtctgtcgataccgtagtggaagagagtgaacgagtgcatgtgtgggatcatccagctgttCTCAcgaaaagaaaaattcagcaaaacttattttcatttatttctctttttttagaaaacatgtttacctACTTCAGAAAgtacaaaatagtaactagatgctgttagtgtagaatagtacatagtatattaacaaatattgtaacaaacattagtatatcattctaagtcgaattcatagtatatctatttgtaattgatgatgtgtttgttttttgaagtgtgaataaattgttattttgatgagtgatagtagcttaacctagattttgatttggactgtggtataaatttgaaaatggacAGTTTTAGGCATAAGCCTgatgtgcctcctcatataactgtaaaaataattgtacgactgagaaaatgaataaataaatataaactataaattcaatctttcgttacaaatgttccatgcttttacactccagagcaaagctcggtcccccgatattaaggATTAAGTTgactttttttaataactttggtgtaaacgcagcttaagaatgAATGGATATAAAATTGGACAAAGTGGGAGGGGAGAGGGTAACCCATGCTCTGTTTTGGTTCTTCTTCACACGACATGACATGTATCTTATTCTAGTAACTCAGTTATCAGTAAGCAGGAGCTTAACTTTATAAGAATGGTTTCTTATAACGTGAAAACAGTTTTATAATAGGTTTTTAATAGTATCCGTGCAATCAGTTGAAGCTTAAAGTAGTGATggagaaaaatatagaattatttttgTGTGAGATTTGAATGATTCTAAACAATTGGAATGAACTTGCATCTGTATTTTCTACATATATTTTCTCACAATGGTAAAAGAAAAAGGTGTTGTTTGGAATGTTTACAATGTAAAAGGAGGATGTGTTATTCATAAATACAAAAGGCAAATTCCTGTAAAATTAATGTTAActcaaataaaacattttaaaaacgtCCTGCTGGTTTAAAATTGTTCTAAAAGGCAAACGTACCAAAGGTAGCTCTTCAAAATCTACTGTCAAATCACCTTCAAACCctaaagctgcatttacaccggAGTTAGAACAAAAAGTTgatagtatttatttaaataggtcCATAAAAGGGATCACTAAAGTGAAGCCCACTGGGACACTAATAACTTGACTGAATCATCAAAAATTTatcttaacaaaagttaataactcgtgtttttaacAGGAAATTCCTTGTTAATAAAGAAAATGTTAATGACTTTTGTTTTTACCattatctttattcattcattcatttatacaatttatacattattaaaataatagggagaggaaaaataaggtaaaaaAGAAAGAACAATGGAAGAACAATgttaatctataaggattaagttattaacattaagttattattattattggtgtaaacgcggcttaaggATGAGCACAAGCCACTGACAGTAGTGAAAGAAGAGGTGGATTTCAAAAGGGCATTTTCTCACATTTTGAGGTTTTAGTTGAATCTGATTCTAGAGCATCATTTCTAACATTAGAAAAACAATTCATGCCATAACAGCTCAAGTCAAGTATATTATACATATTTCAAATCAGTAATGTTTTTCAAAAgtgctttatttatttattaggttagcacaaacaatacaaaaagaaaaaaacaggctcttgcccaaaacttttccaatttcttaatttagtttcaaattgtctaaatattatacatagattatgtccatttcaattttccacaccaaatcacaatctttAGTCATGCCTCGTTCTTTTCCAAACAGGCTTAAGTCAGCTCAAGTTTTTGCGCATGCGCGGTTCCAGCAGTCAGCACCTATCCATCTATTTGCTGTGAGTTTGAGGTTAtgctgattttttttaattaaacaaGTAAAATCAAAACGTAACTTGTGTTgagtaaaatgaattatttagaTTTTGATACAAAAACTTTTCAGTGCCTGTAAACGACATAAATAGTgccaagaagagaaaggaaaatGAAGACCAGTGAGACAAAAATCTCAAGAAATTCGCCAGAAATAGCAAAGAAGCTCACCCAGATCCTCGCTTTGTTTGTGCTCATAAAGGTGATGTTTGTAAGGCACATCTATTGACTCAAAATGATGTAAGTagtttttacaataaaatctaCTCACATAAGACTGCTGCTGATCAAAACAACTTCCTATTCAAGTATCTAGTCAATCAAGAGGCTAAGCAACATAGGCCTCCAAACAAGACAAATCCACGTTCTCCAACAGTTACAAAATACTTTCTTTATACGACAGACAAATGGTGTTTTATTGAGTGTGAGTAATTTACTTTAT
It encodes:
- the LOC111047574 gene encoding uncharacterized protein LOC111047574 is translated as MLKMDVDISPPASLNSMVDELYSSGVSHKDEIKQLTQRLDEISNLEYKLKAIQICLGPALDAVEIDELEPTISRSILPFTYRLFNKMLKDIEIEVEKNCVDNISITLQTCFEVLCCCENTLKHLAKFEKLKYEQVTSLPINIASIVFSSFDHCRSSDIIYGENLSDVTEVLTALFHKTCDVQNNLLTFLTNGVKFHCLFDDELQCLLEVMELLEKCGEVLMTLGIKPLVQQWKGYAQMASTYKEAFQTSLDIAKPVCFLANDLSQRLSKTLHLQESNSEECKQIMKELKVGAFVLKIIVKLCEQYAGYLGNCHKELTVLLVRLYGISKPFLNVSETPNEIVDFIERNITVGVGPLITTLLDDRGFIEVIKNINLSTSDNADQSHRIGLLLLCVAIMKKLVVNDKETLQIWIKSGVSFIHIIFDLIEQGFGDFELDIKIERTESAGQSDLYEAIVTHTTAYLLTSTTEQAFTQLEKFLESRIIQRKYWVALMASDIFLILSRFGNSDLKLQQAKYFVSRSVLWPPESKHTPEWIFVSNFTHRLLKLLPSEVADNLLSDYPPSVWAELGCGSIPGFSAVNVDHACKSLQTFLSHHSDSSEPSNFNNMISELLCLPSLHTDIDMECLKHKTLLPALAKLWQICDHLLFSNEKQLGYWFDKFIVDLTSASCNLLILMDNSLLNLIVRSLQQALKRNCASSKLISIEFLRVLAHIEMKSDNSLTQIFKSIACLFWKLIEDADPIISSNAVECFEYFANTTLHTRIISMTGQQSSSTQHLITSYLQRSFISDANGIIQIPKSLEYIGNTNAKHKCAVTVSKSLVSDRSESNHAFSTEVTSNENVASKSHESSNTKLISLNERLKEIVEKALMNNEGARTNERSECNVKFVIEKLENCIAECEDKVVQ